The genomic window GACTAGCGCGCTATGGCAAGCAATAACGATAGCATTAAAAAGACGCTGTTTGTTGTTATCGCATTGAGCTTAGTGTGCTCAATTATCGTTTCAACAGCTGCAGTTGTTCTTAAACCTAAGCAACAAGCTAACGCAGTTCTGGATCAGCAAACTAAGATCCTTGAAGTTGCGGGTATCGAACTTGATGGTGATATTCCAGCGTTGTACGCAGAGAACATCGAACCACGTTTAGTTGATCTTGCGACGGGTGATTTCATTGATGGTGATGCTGCTGCATACGACCAACGTAAAGCGGCAAAAGATCCAGCTCAGTCAATCAAGCTTTCAGCTGGAGATGACGTTGCTAAGATCATTCGCCGTGCTAATACGGGTACGGTATACCTAGTGAAAGATGGTGCTGAGACGTCTAAAGTTATCATCCCTATCCATGGTAACGGTCTTTGGTCAATGATGTACGCATTCGTTGCGGTAGAAACTGATGGCAACACAGTTGCTGGTATCACTTACTACGAGCAAGGTGAAACTCCTGGGCTTGGTGGTGAA from Vibrio artabrorum includes these protein-coding regions:
- a CDS encoding Na(+)-translocating NADH-quinone reductase subunit C, translated to MASNNDSIKKTLFVVIALSLVCSIIVSTAAVVLKPKQQANAVLDQQTKILEVAGIELDGDIPALYAENIEPRLVDLATGDFIDGDAAAYDQRKAAKDPAQSIKLSAGDDVAKIIRRANTGTVYLVKDGAETSKVIIPIHGNGLWSMMYAFVAVETDGNTVAGITYYEQGETPGLGGEVENPTWRAQFVGKKLFDENHKPAIKIVKGGAPQGSEHGVDGLSGATLTSVGVQHTFDFWLGDMGFGPFLAKVRDGGLN